The following are encoded together in the Nocardioides okcheonensis genome:
- a CDS encoding iron-siderophore ABC transporter substrate-binding protein, which produces MKRTLAAPLAAATLLVAALTGCSTGSTSATDTAAEPTATTSADPDAFPVTIEHALGSTTIESEPTRVATLGWTDQDHALALGVVPVGATAITWGGNEGQSTDWFDAAVEEAGAEAPVRYDDADGAPIDEVAELAPDLILATNSGITQAEYDKLSKIAPVVAYPDAPWTTSWQDSLELVGEALGRTELAAQVEADTEATIEQAKEDNPDLQGASLIYGYLTTTDLSTVGIYAPQDPRVSILRDLGMVDAPAVADAIKPGEFYGTVSAEKAADLDSDVFVTWVDSADAVDTIRDDKLVGEIPAVADGHWYAETDKQKAMASTNPTPLSIPVIISDFLPQVVKAVQGA; this is translated from the coding sequence ATGAAGCGAACGCTCGCCGCGCCCCTGGCCGCGGCCACCCTCCTGGTCGCCGCCCTCACCGGCTGCAGCACCGGGTCCACCAGCGCCACCGACACCGCGGCGGAGCCGACCGCGACCACCTCGGCGGACCCGGACGCCTTCCCGGTCACCATCGAGCACGCGCTCGGCAGCACGACCATCGAGTCCGAGCCCACCCGCGTCGCGACGCTCGGCTGGACCGACCAGGACCACGCGCTCGCGCTCGGCGTCGTGCCGGTGGGCGCGACCGCGATCACGTGGGGCGGCAACGAGGGCCAGTCCACCGACTGGTTCGACGCGGCGGTCGAGGAGGCCGGCGCCGAGGCGCCCGTACGCTACGACGACGCCGACGGCGCGCCGATCGACGAGGTCGCCGAGCTCGCACCCGACCTGATCCTCGCCACCAACTCCGGCATCACCCAGGCCGAGTACGACAAGCTCTCCAAGATCGCGCCGGTCGTCGCCTACCCCGACGCGCCGTGGACCACCAGCTGGCAGGACTCGCTCGAGCTGGTCGGGGAGGCCCTCGGGCGCACCGAGCTCGCCGCGCAGGTCGAGGCGGACACCGAGGCCACCATCGAGCAGGCCAAGGAGGACAACCCCGACCTCCAGGGCGCCTCGCTGATCTACGGCTACCTCACCACCACCGACCTGTCGACGGTCGGGATCTACGCCCCGCAGGACCCGCGCGTCTCGATCCTGCGCGACCTCGGCATGGTCGACGCCCCGGCCGTCGCCGACGCGATCAAGCCCGGCGAGTTCTACGGCACCGTCTCGGCGGAGAAGGCGGCTGACCTCGACTCCGACGTGTTCGTGACCTGGGTCGACTCCGCGGACGCGGTCGACACGATCCGCGACGACAAGCTGGTCGGGGAGATCCCGGCGGTCGCCGACGGCCACTGGTACGCCGAGACCGACAAGCAGAAGGCGATGGCCTCGACCAACCCCACGCCGCTGTCGATCCCGGTGATCATCAGCGACTTCCTGCCCCAGGTCGTGAAGGCCGTCCAGGGCGCGTGA
- a CDS encoding FecCD family ABC transporter permease — translation MTTLTPARDVAGPAAHGRGPRRRGLPAAVAVALVVVVAAGALSVLVGARTVPLAAVWDADHPLHAVVEARVDRTLLGLAVGAALGLAGALMQGLTRNPLADPGILGVNAGATFAMVVGMTAFGAATMAQFLPLAFLGAAVAAVLVQTVASLGRDGATPMKLAVTGAALSAGLASWTTGLLLADRKTMESFRFWQVGTVAGRGVDVLLTGLPFLVVGALLALAGARVLNTLALGDDLARGLGRRTTRDRLVVALAIVLLAGTATALAGPVAFVGLVVPHVVRVFVGPDHGRVLPFSMLAGAALVVLADTAGRVVLPPAEVQVGIMAAVVGVPVFVALVRRTGRAL, via the coding sequence GTGACCACGCTGACCCCCGCCCGCGACGTCGCGGGCCCCGCCGCGCACGGCCGGGGCCCGCGGCGTCGCGGCCTGCCCGCCGCCGTCGCGGTCGCCCTCGTGGTGGTCGTGGCGGCCGGCGCGCTGTCGGTGCTGGTCGGCGCGCGGACGGTGCCGCTCGCGGCGGTCTGGGACGCCGACCACCCGCTCCACGCCGTGGTCGAGGCGCGCGTCGACCGGACCCTGCTCGGGCTCGCCGTCGGCGCGGCGCTAGGGCTGGCGGGCGCCCTGATGCAGGGCCTGACCCGCAACCCGCTGGCCGACCCGGGCATCCTCGGCGTCAACGCCGGCGCCACCTTCGCGATGGTCGTCGGGATGACCGCGTTCGGCGCGGCGACGATGGCGCAGTTCCTGCCGCTCGCCTTCCTCGGCGCCGCGGTCGCCGCCGTCCTGGTGCAAACCGTCGCCTCGCTCGGCCGCGACGGCGCCACCCCGATGAAGCTCGCCGTCACCGGCGCGGCCCTCAGCGCCGGGCTGGCCAGCTGGACCACCGGGTTGCTGCTCGCTGACCGCAAGACCATGGAGAGCTTCCGGTTCTGGCAGGTCGGGACCGTCGCCGGCCGCGGCGTCGACGTGCTGCTCACGGGTCTGCCGTTTCTCGTCGTCGGGGCGCTGCTCGCGCTGGCGGGCGCGCGGGTGCTCAACACCCTCGCGCTGGGCGACGACCTCGCCCGCGGGCTCGGACGTCGTACGACCCGCGACAGGCTCGTCGTCGCGCTCGCGATCGTGCTGCTGGCCGGCACCGCGACGGCACTCGCGGGACCGGTCGCGTTCGTCGGGCTCGTGGTCCCGCACGTGGTGCGGGTGTTCGTCGGCCCCGACCATGGGCGCGTGCTGCCCTTCTCGATGCTCGCGGGCGCGGCCCTCGTCGTGCTCGCCGACACCGCCGGCCGCGTCGTCCTCCCGCCCGCCGAGGTGCAGGTCGGCATCATGGCCGCCGTCGTCGGCGTGCCGGTGTTCGTCGCCCTCGTACGCCGCACGGGGAGGGCCCTGTGA